Proteins co-encoded in one Acidobacteriota bacterium genomic window:
- a CDS encoding DUF1905 domain-containing protein has product MTNNIKRFRAPLEPLPGNLGWTVARIPFDVSKSWKKMVRLRVKVEAGGQIFRTSLFPDSTHGGHFVVVNKRMQKAAGVKTGGMIDLAVEPDIEKRDAQVPAELATIFKKEKAVAQWYAKQSDATKHDIENRFAQVKSPEARRRRADQLAERVLSALEGEKELPPILEIAFRRNPVARKGWEQMTPLQRRGHLLGIFYYKSPEAREKRTGKAVQECLRVMEKKRSAE; this is encoded by the coding sequence ATGACAAATAACATCAAACGGTTTAGAGCACCGCTGGAGCCGTTACCCGGCAACCTTGGATGGACCGTTGCCCGTATACCATTCGACGTCTCGAAAAGCTGGAAGAAGATGGTCCGCCTGCGCGTCAAAGTAGAGGCTGGTGGACAGATATTCCGCACGTCCCTGTTTCCCGATTCGACGCACGGCGGCCACTTCGTAGTGGTCAACAAACGGATGCAGAAGGCGGCTGGCGTGAAGACGGGTGGCATGATCGATCTGGCCGTGGAGCCGGATATTGAAAAGCGAGATGCGCAAGTGCCGGCCGAGCTGGCCACCATCTTTAAAAAAGAGAAGGCGGTTGCCCAGTGGTATGCGAAACAGAGTGATGCGACCAAGCACGATATCGAAAATCGCTTTGCCCAGGTAAAGAGTCCGGAGGCCAGAAGACGCCGCGCGGACCAGTTGGCAGAGCGCGTTCTGTCGGCGCTGGAGGGGGAAAAGGAGCTTCCACCGATCCTTGAGATCGCCTTCCGCAGAAACCCGGTTGCTCGCAAAGGTTGGGAGCAGATGACGCCGTTACAGCGACGCGGGCACCTGCTGGGCATCTTCTATTACAAGAGTCCGGAGGCGCGAGAGAAGAGGACGGGCAAAGCTGTGCAGGAGTGTCTGCGGGTGATGGAGAAGAAGCGTAGTGCGGAGTAG